The following coding sequences lie in one Deltaproteobacteria bacterium genomic window:
- the mutM gene encoding bifunctional DNA-formamidopyrimidine glycosylase/DNA-(apurinic or apyrimidinic site) lyase: MPELPEVESVRRGLVAARLRGRVTEVWRSSAPLRIGTAPGREGLQSLVGARAGKLERRGKYIVWHFERDDGTLGLLVHLGMSGRFGLATRALEHARHTHFVVRFDDDREVRLVDPRRFGALRAAPLDELWSQAPLVELGPEPLDRGFDGAVLEASVRASRRPLREVLLDQSVVAGVGNIYAIEACHRAGVHPLVAARRLTTPAWSRLAIALRDVMRSAIDNGGTTLRDFRDVSGEAGHNQDELQVYGRAGRPCPRCGTELVAFVHAGRGGVFCPVDQPRPRGRIR, encoded by the coding sequence GTGCCCGAGCTGCCGGAGGTCGAGTCGGTGCGTCGAGGCCTGGTGGCTGCGCGCCTGCGTGGACGCGTGACCGAGGTGTGGCGTTCGTCGGCGCCGTTGCGCATCGGCACCGCGCCGGGTCGCGAGGGTCTGCAGTCGCTCGTGGGTGCCCGCGCGGGCAAGCTCGAACGCCGCGGCAAGTACATCGTGTGGCACTTCGAGCGCGACGACGGCACGCTCGGACTGCTCGTGCACCTCGGCATGAGCGGCCGCTTCGGCCTCGCCACGCGCGCACTCGAGCACGCCAGGCACACCCACTTCGTGGTGCGCTTCGACGACGATCGCGAGGTTCGGTTGGTCGACCCGCGACGCTTCGGGGCCCTGCGCGCCGCGCCGCTCGACGAGCTGTGGTCGCAAGCGCCGCTGGTCGAGCTCGGACCCGAGCCACTCGATCGCGGCTTCGATGGTGCCGTGCTCGAGGCCAGCGTGCGCGCGAGTCGTCGGCCGCTTCGCGAGGTGCTGCTCGATCAGAGCGTGGTCGCGGGCGTCGGCAACATCTACGCGATCGAGGCCTGCCATCGCGCCGGTGTGCATCCGCTGGTGGCTGCGCGGCGGCTCACGACGCCCGCGTGGTCACGACTCGCGATTGCGCTTCGCGACGTCATGCGCAGTGCGATCGACAACGGCGGCACCACGCTGCGAGACTTCCGCGACGTGAGCGGCGAGGCTGGTCACAACCAAGACGAGCTGCAGGTCTATGGTCGCGCCGGTCGACCGTGCCCGCGCTGCGGCACCGAGCTCGTCGCCTTCGTGCATGCCGGGCGCGGCGGTGTCTTCTGCCCAGTCGATCAGCCGCGGCCGCGTGGCCGCATCCGCTAG
- the rsmA gene encoding ribosomal RNA small subunit methyltransferase A produces MSFESPGAVLRRHGLWARKSWGQNFLHAPDVHAAIVAAAGARAGVRVIEIGAGVGSLTHGLLATGAEVWAIERDRDLCAVLRHEFAGAERLRLFEADAVRFDYASAADAEHPRPTIVGNLPYHLTGPLMFALLDHHATTGDWIVMVQREVAERIVAPPGSRTYGGLSVVLGRVRVLEWVTAVSPGAFLPPPKVDSAVIRLRPREQPLGEVASESGFRALVRAAFQQRRKTLANALSSLAGRPAAQRWCERTGIHPAIRPEKLAPAQFAALQRAREQDPPSPSSSDAGADDGAASDDDLAEQGS; encoded by the coding sequence GTGAGCTTCGAATCACCAGGGGCAGTGCTGCGCCGCCACGGTCTGTGGGCGCGCAAGAGCTGGGGGCAGAACTTCCTGCACGCGCCCGACGTGCACGCGGCGATCGTCGCGGCCGCGGGCGCGCGCGCGGGCGTGCGCGTGATCGAGATCGGCGCCGGCGTCGGCTCGCTCACCCACGGCCTGCTCGCGACCGGTGCCGAGGTGTGGGCGATCGAGCGCGACCGTGATCTGTGCGCCGTGCTGCGCCACGAGTTCGCCGGCGCCGAACGACTGCGACTGTTCGAGGCCGACGCGGTGCGCTTCGACTACGCCAGCGCCGCCGATGCCGAGCACCCGCGACCGACCATCGTCGGCAACCTGCCGTACCACCTCACCGGCCCGCTGATGTTCGCACTGCTCGATCACCACGCGACCACCGGTGACTGGATCGTGATGGTGCAGCGCGAGGTCGCCGAGCGGATCGTGGCGCCGCCGGGCTCACGCACCTACGGCGGGCTCTCGGTGGTGCTCGGGCGCGTGCGCGTGCTCGAGTGGGTCACGGCGGTCTCGCCGGGCGCCTTCTTGCCACCGCCCAAGGTCGACTCCGCCGTGATCCGCCTGCGACCGCGCGAGCAGCCGCTCGGTGAGGTCGCGAGCGAGTCGGGCTTCCGTGCGCTCGTGCGCGCGGCGTTCCAGCAGCGGCGCAAGACCCTCGCCAACGCGTTGTCGTCGTTGGCGGGCCGACCCGCGGCGCAGCGGTGGTGCGAGCGGACCGGCATCCATCCGGCGATCCGCCCCGAGAAGCTCGCGCCCGCGCAGTTCGCCGCGCTGCAGCGCGCGCGCGAGCAGGACCCGCCCTCGCCGAGCTCGTCCGACGCAGGCGCAGACGATGGCGCAGCGTCCGACGACGACCTCGCCGAGCAGGGGTCGTGA
- a CDS encoding response regulator, which yields MARQNLLIVDSDVRNRRVLEVSLRKAGFSITAAESAEEALEFVAHAEPDLIISDTALPSKDGFAFCTQLKANARWRAIPFIFLTSDKSIEQKVRGLELGVDDYLTKPIYVKEITTRVSMLLQRKQHEKLERKDTRTKFSGRLADMAVVDLLQTIEISRKSGMIHFGTEFGAATVWFRDGAVIDAEMGRLQGESAVYRLLGLGDGEFEVEFKTINRSSAIDASTQMLLMEGMRRVDEWGRLMEQLPPLGSVLAINLAALEDRREDLPPEQLAAIRRFDGRRSILDVVDDSGQDDLDVLTAISTAYFEGLLTLSHGPLERTPSEDTGAIALEAWDSHAPTRVSPTAATVREDPEVSFADVDVPPPPSYPAPFPALGATDDELDDAIVPGIPDGSPLPGPLPSGPATTAGTDVMTALRDKLDEIERGSPDVFDEESDDEITSMAEVVDDQSGRVSATRLIPTPDDTPAIGTFVPPAHMTVPVAELDPEPPVHHGGTLPPGRGLSASALRAASQNLALDETFDDFGEASDEIDPTVPPPSRVTALEPSSTSPRETIAPTPGQVSPPVGAPRAAASGVFDMNDDPDPEPSRLPRFGVEQGLESRINAELGLDAPVVDEPQTLELDHGAGAMPRPVTDDDEHAIPVPRPSPAAGTLGDESDAVGVRMTRPAEESLVDGRADASNEPPAIAADPAPYRLIAALILMFAAAGFTVGVIRENRAPAIAEPQPQQTQRPIQAGTAPVPAELTNPAQPRPDGAQPKPGEPFDAQIETAEAERLYRFGRAREARQRIDRVLGREPDHARALVLRSNLFIEDKQYDAALADARKATEVEPGYAEAHLAVGVIEQERARFDDAATAYREYLELAPTGLYAETVRRQLRRLEAKAATPPAPPD from the coding sequence ATGGCCCGTCAGAACCTCCTGATCGTCGACAGCGACGTCCGCAATCGGCGGGTCCTCGAGGTCAGCCTGCGCAAGGCCGGGTTCAGCATCACGGCCGCGGAGTCGGCCGAAGAGGCGCTCGAGTTCGTGGCCCACGCGGAGCCCGACCTCATCATCTCGGATACCGCGCTGCCTTCGAAGGATGGCTTCGCCTTCTGCACGCAGCTCAAGGCGAACGCACGCTGGCGGGCGATCCCCTTCATCTTCCTGACCAGCGACAAATCGATCGAGCAGAAGGTTCGCGGTCTCGAGCTCGGCGTCGACGACTACCTGACGAAGCCGATCTACGTCAAAGAGATCACCACGCGGGTCTCCATGCTGCTGCAGCGCAAGCAGCACGAGAAGCTCGAGCGCAAGGACACTCGCACCAAGTTCAGCGGTCGCCTGGCCGACATGGCCGTGGTCGATCTGCTGCAGACCATCGAGATCAGCCGCAAGAGCGGCATGATCCACTTCGGCACCGAGTTCGGTGCGGCGACGGTGTGGTTCCGCGACGGCGCCGTGATCGATGCCGAGATGGGCCGTCTACAGGGGGAGTCGGCGGTCTATCGCCTTTTGGGCCTGGGCGACGGCGAGTTCGAGGTCGAGTTCAAGACCATCAACCGCAGCTCGGCGATCGACGCCAGCACGCAGATGCTGCTGATGGAGGGCATGCGCCGCGTCGACGAGTGGGGCCGGCTGATGGAACAGCTGCCGCCGCTCGGCTCGGTGCTGGCGATCAACCTCGCCGCGCTCGAAGATCGCCGCGAAGATCTTCCGCCCGAGCAGCTGGCGGCGATCCGGCGCTTCGATGGTCGACGCAGCATCCTCGACGTCGTCGACGACAGCGGTCAGGACGATCTCGATGTCCTCACCGCCATCTCGACCGCGTACTTCGAAGGTCTGCTGACGCTCTCCCACGGGCCGCTCGAGCGCACGCCCTCCGAGGACACCGGGGCGATCGCGCTCGAGGCGTGGGACTCCCACGCGCCGACCCGCGTGAGCCCGACCGCCGCGACCGTCCGCGAGGACCCCGAGGTCTCGTTCGCCGACGTCGACGTGCCGCCGCCGCCGAGCTACCCCGCGCCGTTTCCTGCGCTCGGTGCCACCGACGACGAACTCGACGACGCGATCGTGCCCGGCATCCCTGACGGCTCGCCGCTGCCGGGCCCGCTGCCGTCGGGCCCCGCGACCACCGCGGGCACCGACGTGATGACCGCGCTGCGCGACAAGCTCGACGAGATCGAGCGCGGCTCGCCCGACGTCTTCGACGAGGAGTCCGACGACGAGATCACCTCGATGGCCGAGGTGGTCGACGACCAGTCGGGCCGCGTCTCCGCGACGCGCCTGATCCCCACGCCAGACGACACGCCGGCGATCGGCACGTTCGTCCCGCCGGCCCACATGACGGTGCCGGTCGCCGAGCTCGATCCAGAGCCGCCGGTCCACCATGGTGGCACCTTGCCGCCGGGTCGAGGGCTCAGCGCGTCGGCGCTGCGGGCAGCGAGTCAGAACCTCGCGCTCGACGAGACCTTCGACGACTTCGGCGAGGCGAGCGACGAGATCGATCCCACGGTGCCGCCGCCCTCACGGGTCACGGCGCTCGAGCCCAGCTCGACCTCGCCCCGCGAGACCATCGCGCCGACGCCCGGGCAGGTGAGCCCGCCGGTGGGGGCCCCGCGCGCGGCCGCCAGCGGCGTGTTCGACATGAACGACGATCCGGACCCGGAGCCCTCGCGGCTGCCGCGGTTCGGCGTGGAACAGGGCCTCGAGAGCCGCATCAACGCCGAGCTCGGCCTCGATGCGCCGGTGGTCGACGAGCCGCAGACGCTCGAGCTCGATCACGGAGCCGGCGCGATGCCGCGGCCGGTCACCGACGACGACGAGCACGCGATCCCGGTGCCGCGCCCGAGCCCGGCCGCCGGCACGCTCGGCGACGAGTCCGACGCGGTCGGGGTTCGCATGACGCGGCCCGCCGAGGAGTCGCTCGTCGATGGTCGTGCCGACGCCAGCAACGAGCCGCCTGCGATCGCGGCCGACCCCGCGCCGTACCGACTCATCGCCGCGTTGATCCTCATGTTCGCGGCGGCGGGCTTCACGGTCGGCGTGATCCGGGAGAACCGGGCGCCGGCGATCGCCGAGCCCCAGCCGCAGCAGACACAACGACCGATCCAGGCCGGCACCGCGCCCGTGCCCGCCGAGCTCACGAACCCGGCCCAACCGCGGCCCGACGGCGCGCAGCCCAAGCCCGGCGAGCCCTTCGATGCGCAGATCGAGACCGCGGAGGCCGAGCGGCTCTATCGCTTCGGTCGGGCCCGCGAGGCTCGGCAACGCATCGATCGCGTGCTCGGCCGCGAGCCCGATCACGCGCGCGCGTTGGTGCTGCGCTCGAACCTCTTCATCGAAGACAAGCAGTACGACGCGGCGCTCGCCGACGCGCGCAAGGCCACCGAGGTGGAGCCTGGCTACGCCGAGGCGCACCTCGCCGTCGGCGTGATCGAGCAGGAGCGGGCGCGCTTCGACGACGCCGCGACCGCATACCGCGAGTACCTCGAGCTCGCGCCGACCGGCCTCTACGCCGAGACCGTGCGACGGCAGCTGCGTCGGCTCGAGGCCAAGGCCGCCACGCCGCCGGCGCCCCCGGATTGA
- a CDS encoding dynamin family protein: MAQEPPQGRKRTVGDAIGGFARRVGELLGEVSAQVVLPDGLKEGLERARLLRLSGAPDQALGVLRALPDAVSNHAMARFSAGLCHVHDGLRGGKPLKALLEIIDALGDEELGPAPQQLLRAAHAAFEGRHEAALDDLRRATRDAARVVEGDGGEARFLAHVLAAGSHFALGHEDRTLRELQKARAHLPPEAGAHLRAMVLVRGVEHLLAADLLDDAELWVREALTLDERDREATSLLARVLASKGDRDGAEAALLGFDEDDPAYDRTRLFIALCTGGVDPRPIALRVLQRDPEDPALRRLWALAELRHAADDPAVELEPTIAREIIASLVRACEGAAKAAADRYLHELAHAALRLELFPDAVRSLVETRLRSDAGTAPEELRLIRARVRLAAGDASDAAGDFVAGVPPRFRGDAELGGAYGPDPQSPVRNDDTRTALRAAERSLAVAELCLARNEALAAQELLVQALVEWPALPRARALLGELVHPEHAARLEDLLTSSTSLLAGVPTRVLGVSLEGVQTAMSMVIAARERLARPLTIAIMGEFSAGKSTFVNALLGEAVAPMGVLPTTTTINVFRSGPSGGGRVHYRDGHIETLAADEVQPFLHGLDSTAAAAIRHVEIERTGLRMGDTAVVDTPGLNALDPFHEQVARGFIDEADAVVWLFSATRSGAASEVGMLASLRAGGRQVLGVLNKVDTLEADEQRELADYLRAQLGEVLVEVVPVRAREALEHRTGDRKGEDPFAAVEQSLERNFMQRARELKRELTTRRLREALALARGSVSDAIEALTQRGVGAHGGMGDGVGAAVLLRRFADALGVGVLDVDDALVREGLSLGVLRTGKGVAKPPLDPQDAGYLGACFRDATLAALRRALLALAQQDSGASEVVDRELSSWAQGQLEGLVIAGFVTRTMLERGGAIVDGEAAARAAFRDALSPIAAAWSARAEGLVHAVERARARARRWGRAAPQAEALRLRATVLSSIDALAHAAHEVQA, from the coding sequence ATGGCTCAAGAACCGCCGCAGGGGCGCAAGCGTACGGTCGGAGATGCGATCGGCGGCTTCGCCCGTCGCGTGGGTGAGCTGCTCGGCGAGGTCTCGGCGCAGGTCGTGCTCCCGGACGGTCTCAAGGAAGGGCTCGAGCGTGCGCGACTGCTGCGGCTGTCGGGCGCCCCCGACCAGGCGCTCGGCGTGCTGCGTGCGCTGCCCGATGCAGTCAGCAACCATGCGATGGCGCGCTTCTCCGCGGGGCTGTGCCACGTGCACGACGGCCTGCGCGGCGGCAAGCCGCTCAAGGCGTTGCTCGAGATCATCGACGCGCTCGGCGACGAGGAGCTCGGGCCCGCACCGCAGCAGCTGCTGCGCGCGGCCCATGCCGCATTCGAAGGTCGTCACGAGGCGGCGCTCGACGACCTGCGTCGCGCGACCCGGGACGCGGCGCGTGTGGTCGAAGGCGACGGCGGCGAGGCGCGTTTCCTCGCGCACGTGCTGGCCGCGGGCTCCCACTTCGCGCTCGGCCACGAGGATCGCACGCTGCGCGAGCTGCAGAAGGCGCGCGCGCACCTGCCCCCCGAAGCCGGCGCCCACCTGCGCGCGATGGTGCTGGTGCGGGGCGTCGAGCACCTGCTCGCCGCCGATCTGCTCGACGACGCCGAGCTGTGGGTTCGCGAGGCGCTCACACTCGACGAGCGCGATCGCGAGGCGACCTCGTTGCTCGCGCGCGTGCTCGCCAGCAAGGGCGATCGCGATGGCGCCGAGGCGGCGCTGCTCGGCTTCGACGAGGACGACCCCGCCTACGACCGCACGCGATTGTTCATCGCGTTGTGCACCGGCGGCGTCGACCCTCGGCCGATCGCGTTGCGCGTGCTGCAGCGCGATCCCGAGGATCCCGCGCTGCGACGGCTGTGGGCGCTGGCCGAGCTACGCCACGCCGCCGACGACCCCGCGGTCGAGCTCGAGCCCACGATCGCCCGCGAGATCATCGCGTCGCTGGTGCGCGCGTGCGAGGGCGCTGCCAAGGCCGCCGCCGATCGTTACCTGCACGAGCTCGCCCATGCTGCGCTGCGGCTGGAGCTGTTCCCCGACGCGGTGCGATCGCTCGTCGAGACGCGGCTACGCAGCGATGCCGGCACCGCCCCCGAGGAGCTGCGGCTGATCCGCGCGCGCGTGCGACTGGCGGCCGGTGATGCCAGTGACGCCGCCGGTGATTTCGTGGCCGGCGTGCCGCCGCGCTTCCGCGGCGACGCAGAGCTGGGCGGTGCGTATGGGCCCGATCCGCAGAGCCCCGTGCGCAACGACGACACCCGCACGGCCCTGCGCGCGGCCGAGCGCTCGCTCGCCGTCGCCGAGCTGTGTCTCGCGCGCAACGAGGCACTCGCGGCTCAGGAGTTGCTCGTGCAAGCGCTGGTCGAGTGGCCTGCGCTGCCACGGGCACGCGCGCTGCTCGGCGAGCTCGTGCACCCCGAGCACGCCGCCCGACTCGAAGACCTGCTGACCTCGTCGACCTCGCTGCTCGCGGGGGTGCCGACGCGCGTGCTCGGCGTGTCGCTCGAGGGGGTGCAGACCGCGATGTCGATGGTGATCGCCGCGCGTGAACGCCTGGCGCGACCGCTGACGATCGCGATCATGGGCGAGTTCTCGGCCGGCAAGAGCACCTTCGTCAACGCGCTGCTCGGCGAGGCGGTCGCGCCGATGGGCGTACTGCCGACCACGACCACGATCAACGTCTTCCGCAGCGGGCCCTCCGGTGGCGGGCGCGTGCACTACCGCGACGGGCACATCGAGACGCTCGCGGCCGACGAGGTGCAGCCGTTCTTGCACGGGCTCGACTCGACCGCGGCAGCAGCGATCCGCCACGTCGAGATCGAGCGCACCGGCCTGCGCATGGGTGACACTGCGGTGGTCGACACGCCGGGCTTGAACGCGCTCGATCCGTTCCACGAACAAGTCGCGCGCGGCTTCATCGACGAGGCCGACGCGGTGGTGTGGCTGTTCTCCGCCACCCGCAGCGGCGCGGCGTCGGAGGTCGGCATGCTGGCAAGCCTGCGCGCGGGCGGGCGCCAGGTGCTCGGCGTGCTCAACAAGGTCGACACGCTCGAGGCCGACGAGCAGCGCGAGCTCGCCGACTATCTGCGCGCGCAGCTCGGCGAGGTGTTGGTCGAGGTCGTGCCGGTCCGTGCCCGCGAGGCGCTCGAGCACCGCACCGGAGATCGCAAGGGCGAAGATCCATTCGCCGCGGTGGAGCAGTCGCTCGAGCGCAACTTCATGCAGCGTGCGCGCGAGCTCAAGCGCGAGCTCACCACCCGTCGCCTGCGCGAGGCGCTGGCGCTGGCGCGCGGCTCGGTGTCCGACGCGATCGAAGCGCTGACCCAGCGCGGCGTCGGTGCCCATGGTGGCATGGGCGACGGCGTCGGCGCGGCGGTGTTGCTGCGCCGCTTCGCCGACGCACTCGGCGTGGGCGTGCTCGACGTCGACGACGCGCTCGTGCGCGAGGGGCTCTCGCTCGGGGTCCTGCGCACCGGCAAGGGCGTGGCCAAGCCACCGCTCGATCCGCAGGATGCCGGCTATCTCGGGGCATGCTTTCGCGACGCCACGCTGGCGGCACTGCGTCGAGCGCTGCTGGCTCTCGCGCAGCAGGACTCGGGGGCCAGCGAGGTCGTCGATCGCGAGCTGTCGTCGTGGGCGCAGGGTCAGCTCGAGGGCCTCGTGATCGCCGGCTTCGTCACGCGCACGATGCTCGAGCGAGGCGGTGCGATCGTCGACGGCGAGGCCGCGGCACGGGCGGCGTTCCGCGACGCGCTCTCGCCGATCGCCGCCGCGTGGTCGGCCCGCGCCGAGGGCTTGGTCCACGCGGTCGAGCGCGCCCGTGCACGCGCGCGTCGCTGGGGTCGCGCGGCGCCGCAGGCCGAGGCGCTGCGCCTGCGCGCGACCGTGCTGTCGTCGATCGACGCACTCGCCCACGCGGCCCACGAGGTCCAGGCGTGA
- a CDS encoding RNA polymerase sigma factor has translation MADELDARSDELLMDAFRQGDAGAFEILVARHSRGIFNYLLRSVHNQARAEELLQEVLVRVIRSKDRYQRSAKFTTWVYTIARNLSVDESRRARFREHESLDAPRRGRAQEEGRTLLAAMPADQVPTDEGADAPRLRERLARAIDELPDDQREVFLMRQVSGLSFREIGEAVGAPENTVKSRMRYALEKLRTDLADLESDYAEEAVAMRKEGLVHG, from the coding sequence ATGGCCGACGAACTCGATGCCCGCAGCGACGAGCTGCTGATGGATGCCTTCCGGCAGGGCGACGCGGGTGCGTTCGAGATCCTCGTCGCCCGCCACAGCCGCGGCATCTTCAACTATCTGCTCCGCAGCGTGCACAACCAAGCGCGTGCGGAGGAGCTGTTGCAAGAAGTGCTCGTGCGCGTGATCCGTTCGAAGGATCGCTACCAGCGCTCGGCGAAGTTCACGACGTGGGTCTACACGATCGCGCGCAACCTCTCGGTCGACGAGAGTCGGCGGGCGCGCTTTCGCGAGCACGAATCCCTCGACGCGCCGCGGCGCGGGCGTGCGCAGGAGGAGGGCCGGACCCTGCTGGCGGCGATGCCGGCCGATCAGGTGCCGACCGACGAGGGTGCCGATGCGCCGCGGCTGCGCGAGCGGCTGGCACGGGCGATCGACGAGCTGCCCGACGATCAACGCGAAGTGTTCTTGATGCGACAGGTTTCGGGCCTGTCGTTCCGCGAAATCGGCGAGGCCGTCGGTGCGCCCGAGAACACCGTCAAGTCGCGCATGCGGTACGCGCTCGAGAAGCTGCGCACTGATCTCGCGGATCTCGAGTCCGACTACGCCGAAGAGGCGGTCGCGATGCGCAAGGAGGGATTGGTCCATGGCTGA
- the tsaD gene encoding tRNA (adenosine(37)-N6)-threonylcarbamoyltransferase complex transferase subunit TsaD, whose translation MPRVLAIESSCDETACAVVDDRTVRSSVVRTQIDVHARFGGVVPELASRHHLGAVSAVVDEALARAECPLDALDAVAVTEGPGLVGALLVGVQFARGLALATGLPLFGVHHLEGHLFSACLRDDRSDPAPLQPHVALLVSGGHTELVAVAGLGRYQLLGATRDDAAGEAYDKVAKLLGLGYPGGPIIDRLAADGDPNAIAFPRGMADKHNLEFSFSGLKTAVLVHIEQRGLPDSVAGLADLCASFQAAVVEVLVQKCRRAVQRSGLQRLHIVGGVAANRGLREAAAAAATADGFTLVVPPVRYCGDNAAMIAAAAAARIAAGCTPSLEVHTSLAIDDARQQLS comes from the coding sequence GTGCCGCGCGTGCTCGCCATCGAGAGCTCGTGCGACGAGACCGCATGCGCCGTGGTCGATGATCGCACCGTGCGCAGCAGCGTCGTGCGCACGCAGATCGACGTCCACGCCCGCTTCGGCGGCGTGGTGCCGGAGCTCGCGAGTCGTCATCACCTGGGCGCCGTGTCGGCGGTGGTCGACGAGGCCTTGGCGCGGGCCGAGTGCCCGCTGGACGCACTCGATGCCGTCGCGGTCACCGAGGGCCCCGGGCTGGTCGGTGCGTTGCTGGTCGGTGTGCAGTTTGCCCGCGGGCTCGCGCTCGCCACCGGCCTGCCGCTGTTCGGCGTGCACCACCTCGAGGGTCATCTCTTCTCCGCGTGCCTGCGGGACGATCGCAGCGATCCCGCGCCGCTGCAGCCCCACGTCGCGCTGTTGGTGAGCGGTGGCCACACCGAGCTGGTCGCGGTCGCGGGCCTGGGTCGCTACCAGCTGCTCGGCGCCACGCGTGACGATGCCGCCGGCGAGGCCTATGACAAGGTCGCGAAGCTGCTCGGGCTCGGCTATCCCGGCGGGCCCATCATCGATCGGCTCGCCGCCGATGGCGATCCCAACGCGATCGCGTTCCCCCGCGGCATGGCCGACAAGCACAACCTCGAGTTCTCGTTCTCGGGCTTGAAGACCGCGGTGCTCGTGCACATCGAGCAGCGCGGCCTGCCCGATTCCGTCGCCGGGCTCGCCGATCTATGCGCGTCGTTCCAGGCCGCGGTGGTCGAGGTGTTGGTGCAGAAGTGTCGCCGCGCCGTGCAGCGCAGCGGCCTGCAGCGGCTGCACATCGTTGGCGGCGTCGCAGCCAACCGCGGCCTGCGTGAAGCCGCCGCCGCGGCCGCCACCGCCGATGGCTTCACGTTGGTGGTGCCGCCGGTGCGCTACTGCGGCGACAATGCGGCGATGATCGCCGCCGCCGCGGCCGCCCGCATCGCGGCCGGTTGCACACCCAGCCTCGAGGTGCACACCAGCCTCGCCATCGACGACGCGAGGCAGCAGCTGTCGTGA
- a CDS encoding rhomboid family intramembrane serine protease, which yields MTGTELDPRREPWRTRVRAAWLTASIGVICVLAFVGTVAGCAWTSTSPGRTAIESLYGLSSCRATMEAAGALAVGRVWVDGEWWRIATTGFLHGSWLHLILNVWSLWSVGEWAERTWGAARTGALFAAGCLGGALGSLAWAEAPVVVGASAGILGLAGALLVARLFGDPATREKLAAVSPIGLGVTLAVLFAIGAIVPVIAQAGHVGGLIAGACAAWAGMQRGFLRGASALVFAVATNEVVHIAARPDARAHYHEFVGFRWIDLDNQAEALPHLERALELAPGDPAVSNAVAYGLALAGQDLDRADVLVDAALADEPDNVNYLDTKGWIACRRGDAAAGLALLERARDGAEIPVQEIEDHLVDCPAAGPSTP from the coding sequence GTGACCGGCACAGAGCTCGATCCGCGTCGTGAACCCTGGCGGACGCGCGTGCGTGCGGCCTGGCTGACCGCCTCCATCGGTGTGATCTGCGTGCTCGCGTTCGTGGGCACCGTGGCGGGGTGCGCGTGGACCAGCACGAGCCCGGGCCGGACCGCGATCGAGTCGCTCTACGGGCTCTCGAGCTGTCGCGCGACGATGGAGGCCGCCGGGGCGCTCGCGGTCGGTCGGGTCTGGGTCGACGGCGAGTGGTGGCGCATCGCCACCACCGGCTTCCTCCACGGCAGCTGGCTCCACTTGATACTGAACGTTTGGAGCCTATGGTCGGTGGGCGAGTGGGCCGAGCGCACGTGGGGTGCCGCGCGCACGGGGGCCCTCTTCGCCGCGGGCTGCCTCGGCGGCGCCTTGGGGTCGCTGGCGTGGGCCGAGGCCCCGGTGGTGGTCGGTGCCTCCGCCGGCATCCTCGGTTTGGCGGGTGCACTGCTCGTGGCGCGGCTCTTCGGCGACCCCGCGACGCGGGAGAAGCTCGCCGCCGTCTCCCCCATCGGACTCGGGGTCACGCTCGCCGTGCTGTTCGCGATCGGAGCGATCGTACCCGTCATCGCCCAGGCGGGGCACGTCGGAGGTCTCATCGCGGGGGCCTGTGCTGCGTGGGCCGGGATGCAACGCGGCTTCCTGCGCGGCGCCTCGGCGCTGGTCTTCGCGGTGGCCACCAACGAGGTCGTGCACATCGCAGCGCGGCCCGATGCCCGGGCGCACTACCACGAGTTCGTCGGTTTTCGCTGGATCGACCTCGACAATCAGGCCGAGGCGCTCCCCCACCTCGAGCGCGCCCTCGAGCTCGCACCCGGGGACCCGGCGGTGAGCAACGCCGTCGCCTACGGGCTCGCGCTCGCGGGGCAGGACCTCGACCGCGCGGACGTCCTCGTCGACGCTGCGCTCGCCGACGAGCCGGACAACGTGAACTACCTCGACACGAAGGGCTGGATCGCCTGCCGACGCGGCGATGCGGCGGCCGGACTCGCCTTGTTGGAGCGCGCCCGCGATGGCGCCGAGATTCCGGTGCAGGAGATCGAAGACCACCTCGTCGACTGCCCCGCCGCCGGGCCTTCGACGCCCTGA